From the genome of Phlebotomus papatasi isolate M1 chromosome 2, Ppap_2.1, whole genome shotgun sequence:
GTGAAGAAGTTTTTCCAACGTTTTACTCTGAAGGTTGgtaatcgacgctaagacggcgaagGACGCATGGGGGATGGGTGATGCctcaagatgaaaataaatacaatacaatacaatataaTACAATTTAAGCAACGAAGTTTGTATAATCCTGTTCTATTTCAATTTCACATTTAAAAGCTTTAATCATTTAGCACCATATTCTTACAAgttacgaaaaaaatattttgagtattcgaattatattttaattttttgaacatTTAAGACTTTGTCtaatttttagataaaacaCATTCAGCTATAAAGAGGATATCAAACAACGAATAAGAACAGGCAGAATATCGATAACTTGTAAAAAGGTTCCTAAAACGGATATGGTAGAAAAGGCCGGTTGCCTCGGagtaaatcattttatatataCGTCCAACGatccaaaacaccaaaaatcCAAGTAGCAAAGAGTTGGTGCATGGAGCCATATTTTCCACCTTCTTTTTATGAGGAGTTTGCTGAAAGGATCGAAAATTTCGAAGTTCGTGCAGATGACATTTAGCTGGTCACTTTCCCAAAATGTGGAACAACTTTGACTCAGGAGATGGTTTGGCAAATCTGCAACAATCTTGACTATGAAGGCAGAAAAGTACAGTTAGAAAGGAGATTTCCGTATTTGGAGTAAGAACCCTTAATTTTTTTATCCTCTACGTTTCTCTTTTCTAACTTTGTATTTCACTTCAAGAACACTGGGTGCTTGTGGTCCCGAGATAATTCCAATGGAAGACGAGATTTAGTTCCTAGAAAAAAATTCCTTTACTCAAATTTATCAAGTCACATCTTCCACTTCATTTGCTGCTACCAAAAATTTCAACTGTTAAGCCTAAAATTGTTTATGTTGCTAGAAATTGTGAAAGACACGGCTATATCTTATTACTATCATTATGTAAACTTCCAACATTATGTTCATGACTTTTCTGATTTCATCGAAGTCTTCCTTGACGATAAAACAAATTTCTCTCCATATCACTCCCACATTATCGATTTTTGGAATCTACATCATGAAGAAAATATCTTGTTTCTTACTTTTGAGGAATATGAAACACAATTATTCCAAAGTTATCGAGGAAACTGCTAGATTCTTTGGAAAAACCTACACGAAACAGGAAATTGACAAGCTTGGGGATCATATTTGTCCTTTaagaaattctcaagaaattctCCTGTGAATAAAGAATACATCTTGCAAACAATTGAGGACATTTGCAAGGTCAAAATGGTAGACCAGAATTTCAGAATTACTCGGAAAGGTGCTGTTGGATTGCACAATGAGGAAATGTCACAGGATCTTATTGATAAGTTCAACAAATGGACGGATAGTGAAATAAAAAGTTGGAACTGTGACCCGAAATTAAGGAAAGTTCTCATCTTGTAAACATGCCCTCAcactttgagaaaaaataatttaacgaATTAAAGCATATGCACTAAACTTAAATTatggttttgaatttggttTGGTGTTTGGTTCATTGCATTGGTATAAGAATATCTCTGATGAACCGGGAAAAGTTATatgtcattattttttatttgtcttaCTTTGTGTTAAGTACCTACTTCCTAAATAACGAATAGATATTTCTCAATCTATCGTTTCTATCTAGCCATTATCATAACTAGATACCAATCGGTTTGAGATAAGAACTTGGAGTTTTTGTGTA
Proteins encoded in this window:
- the LOC129800930 gene encoding luciferin sulfotransferase-like: MLLEIVKDTAISYYYHYVNFQHYVHDFSDFIEVFLDDKTNFSPYHSHIIDFWNLHHEENILFLTFEEYETQLFQKYILQTIEDICKVKMVDQNFRITRKGAVGLHNEEMSQDLIDKFNKWTDM